A part of Halobacillus shinanisalinarum genomic DNA contains:
- the pknB gene encoding Stk1 family PASTA domain-containing Ser/Thr kinase, which yields MLNNRLLNERYKIMEMIGGGGMANVYLAYDTILDRDVAIKVLRLEHGDDEEFIARFHREAQSASSLSHPNIVNIYDVGEEEDLYFMAMEYVDGMTLKQYIQKNSPIDVADAIDIIRQVTSAMAHAHDNGIVHRDIKPQNILIDHYGQVKVTDFGIAMALSATALTQTNSVLGSVHYLSPEQARGGMATKKSDIYSLGIVLFELLTGRLPFSGESPVAIALKHLQHDTPSLKRWIADLPQSVENIVLKATAKDPFHRYDSVMDMEYDLETALEPNRLDEPIFAIPNEEDEEKTKAIPVITEENYGYETEENTIVLDTTKVNSEKNLSKKEKKKAKKLNKKSKKKKKKKKKKRPLLWLFIIFLILCASGVAALFIVPTLLQPDDIEMIDVEGMEYEEAFSDLTKLGFEVKREPITSDTVTEGLVVRTEPESGMTVKEKTEVTVYTSRGKKRVAFDDYVGEDYERTKQELEDQGYGSVLAIEENSDRPEGEIIEHVQPKPDEEVVPEEMSVIFKVSLGPPTVTIRSLEGQSRESAENYLNENNLESSVTEEYSEEIPKGSIIRQEPQALSEVDVGSTVNLVVSLGPEDQPPQEKTVQVEVPYDEEAEQKEQQVLIYVNDSNNQISEVLREETITEDTTVEFTVTIPPDGEASYKVQLGEEVIEEETVPYEEGE from the coding sequence ATGTTGAATAATCGTCTCCTTAACGAACGCTATAAAATAATGGAGATGATAGGCGGAGGAGGCATGGCCAACGTCTACTTGGCTTATGACACGATTTTAGATCGTGATGTTGCTATTAAAGTACTGCGTCTTGAACACGGAGACGATGAAGAATTTATTGCGCGTTTTCATCGCGAAGCCCAATCTGCCTCAAGCTTGTCCCACCCTAACATTGTAAATATCTACGATGTAGGGGAGGAAGAGGATTTATATTTTATGGCGATGGAATATGTAGATGGGATGACCCTTAAGCAATACATTCAAAAGAACAGCCCGATTGATGTAGCAGATGCGATTGATATCATTCGTCAAGTCACATCAGCCATGGCACATGCCCATGATAATGGGATTGTTCACCGTGATATAAAGCCTCAAAATATTTTAATTGATCACTATGGTCAAGTAAAAGTGACAGATTTCGGCATCGCGATGGCTCTAAGTGCCACTGCCCTAACTCAGACAAATTCTGTACTCGGCTCCGTCCATTATTTATCCCCTGAGCAAGCAAGGGGAGGAATGGCAACAAAGAAATCGGACATCTATTCTTTAGGGATTGTGCTGTTTGAATTATTAACCGGCCGGCTTCCTTTCTCAGGAGAATCCCCTGTAGCCATCGCCCTCAAACATTTGCAGCATGATACACCTTCATTAAAGCGGTGGATTGCTGATTTACCTCAGAGTGTAGAGAATATTGTTTTAAAAGCAACAGCTAAAGACCCTTTTCATCGTTATGATTCCGTTATGGATATGGAATATGATTTAGAAACAGCCCTTGAGCCCAATCGATTGGACGAGCCAATTTTTGCTATACCGAATGAAGAGGATGAAGAAAAAACAAAAGCCATTCCTGTCATTACAGAAGAAAATTATGGGTATGAAACAGAAGAGAATACGATTGTTCTTGATACAACAAAGGTAAATAGCGAAAAGAATCTTTCAAAAAAAGAAAAAAAGAAGGCTAAAAAGCTTAATAAAAAGTCCAAAAAGAAAAAAAAGAAGAAAAAGAAGAAAAGACCATTATTATGGTTGTTTATTATCTTCCTCATCCTTTGTGCTTCGGGAGTAGCAGCATTGTTTATTGTGCCAACTTTATTGCAGCCGGATGATATTGAAATGATTGATGTGGAAGGAATGGAATATGAGGAAGCTTTCAGTGATTTAACTAAATTAGGTTTTGAAGTGAAACGTGAACCGATTACTTCTGACACAGTTACAGAAGGACTTGTGGTTAGAACGGAACCGGAGTCAGGGATGACCGTGAAGGAAAAGACTGAGGTGACCGTTTACACAAGTAGGGGAAAGAAACGGGTCGCTTTCGATGATTATGTCGGCGAAGATTACGAAAGAACGAAGCAGGAACTAGAAGATCAAGGATATGGCAGTGTGTTAGCTATCGAGGAAAATTCTGATCGGCCTGAAGGGGAAATCATTGAACATGTTCAGCCGAAGCCTGATGAAGAAGTTGTGCCTGAGGAAATGAGTGTCATCTTTAAAGTCAGCCTGGGACCACCAACGGTTACGATAAGGTCACTAGAAGGTCAGTCACGGGAGTCGGCAGAGAACTATTTAAATGAGAACAATTTGGAATCATCTGTCACAGAGGAATATTCTGAAGAGATTCCCAAGGGCAGTATCATTAGACAGGAACCACAGGCATTAAGTGAAGTAGATGTAGGGTCTACGGTCAACCTTGTCGTTTCGTTAGGCCCAGAGGATCAGCCACCGCAAGAAAAAACGGTGCAGGTTGAAGTTCCTTATGATGAAGAAGCAGAACAAAAAGAACAACAGGTACTGATTTATGTCAATGACTCGAACAATCAAATCTCAGAAGTATTACGTGAAGAAACCATCACAGAGGATACAACGGTCGAGTTTACAGTCACGATCCCTCCAGACGGTGAAGCCTCCTATAAGGTGCAGCTAGGCGAAGAAGTCATTGAAGAAGAAACGGTTCCTTATGAAGAAGGTGAATAA
- the rsgA gene encoding ribosome small subunit-dependent GTPase A, with translation MATGKIIKALSGFYYVLHEGTVYQCRGRGIFRKRKVTPLVGDVVEFKAETVDEGYILSIDERNNEFVRPPISNVDQALIVTSAVHPDFNSLLLDRFLVLVEAKRIEPLVVISKVDQVSDQMLQEMETHKKIYEEIGYPVILSSVNDSQTIDHIQSHLANRTTVIAGQSGVGKSSILNSIDPRLAIDTDEISESLGRGKHTTRHVELYEIAGGFVADTPGFSSLEFGELELDQLSECFPEFVAVQDECKFRGCIHNKEPKCAVKSNVASGKIAEQRYKHYLQFVDEISNRKPRY, from the coding sequence ATGGCAACAGGTAAAATAATAAAGGCGTTAAGCGGATTTTATTATGTGCTCCATGAAGGAACTGTTTATCAATGCCGAGGCAGAGGAATTTTTAGAAAGAGAAAGGTTACTCCACTCGTAGGCGATGTCGTGGAATTTAAGGCAGAGACGGTCGATGAAGGCTATATTCTTTCTATTGATGAAAGAAACAATGAATTCGTAAGGCCTCCCATTTCTAATGTAGATCAGGCGCTGATTGTTACATCCGCTGTACATCCCGACTTTAACTCCTTACTATTAGATCGCTTTCTGGTACTTGTTGAAGCAAAGCGTATTGAACCATTAGTCGTTATTTCAAAAGTGGATCAAGTATCTGATCAAATGTTGCAGGAAATGGAGACGCATAAGAAAATATATGAGGAGATCGGCTACCCTGTCATCCTTTCGTCAGTAAACGATTCACAAACCATTGATCATATACAATCCCACTTAGCAAATCGTACGACGGTAATAGCAGGTCAGTCAGGAGTAGGAAAATCCTCGATACTAAACTCCATTGACCCTCGCCTTGCCATTGATACAGATGAAATATCAGAGAGCTTGGGACGTGGAAAACATACGACGAGACATGTTGAACTCTATGAAATCGCAGGTGGATTCGTTGCTGATACACCGGGCTTCAGCTCGTTGGAGTTTGGCGAATTGGAACTGGATCAACTGAGCGAATGCTTTCCTGAATTTGTAGCTGTTCAGGATGAATGCAAATTTAGAGGCTGTATTCATAATAAAGAGCCGAAATGCGCGGTTAAATCAAATGTTGCCAGTGGAAAAATAGCGGAACAAAGATACAAACATTACTTACAATTCGTTGATGAAATTTCCAATAGAAAGCCGAGGTATTAA
- the rpe gene encoding ribulose-phosphate 3-epimerase: MIKIAPSILAADFSNLEAEIKDVEHGGADYIHVDVMDGHFVPNITIGPLIVEAIRPVTSLPLDVHLMIENPDAFIPEFAKAGSDIITVHQETCPHLHRTIQLIKSHGVKAGVVINPATPAETIKPILQDVDLVLLMTVNPGFGGQSFINSVVPKISQIAAWRNELGAEFEIEIDGGVNKDTAKLCTEAGANVLVAGSAVFKHEDRGQAITDIRQSI, from the coding sequence ATGATTAAAATTGCTCCATCAATACTGGCAGCTGATTTTTCAAATTTAGAAGCTGAAATTAAAGACGTAGAACATGGGGGCGCTGACTATATTCACGTTGACGTTATGGATGGTCACTTTGTGCCTAATATCACAATTGGGCCATTGATCGTTGAAGCGATTCGCCCGGTTACATCCTTACCTTTGGATGTCCACCTTATGATTGAAAATCCTGATGCTTTTATACCTGAATTTGCTAAGGCGGGTTCAGATATTATCACTGTACATCAGGAAACCTGCCCGCACCTTCACCGTACGATACAACTAATTAAAAGCCATGGAGTAAAAGCGGGTGTGGTGATCAACCCAGCAACACCAGCCGAAACGATAAAACCGATCTTACAGGATGTTGATCTCGTCCTATTAATGACCGTGAATCCTGGGTTTGGCGGACAATCTTTTATTAATAGTGTCGTACCGAAGATCAGTCAAATTGCAGCGTGGCGTAACGAATTAGGCGCTGAATTTGAAATTGAAATTGACGGGGGTGTCAATAAGGATACAGCGAAGCTTTGTACAGAAGCTGGAGCCAATGTCCTTGTAGCTGGCAGTGCTGTGTTTAAACATGAAGATCGTGGGCAGGCCATCACTGACATTCGTCAATCTATCTAA
- a CDS encoding thiamine diphosphokinase produces MVAGGPKEFIPELSEYDGKDMIWIGADQGAEVIIEQGGRLDIAVGDFDSVSVSSLAAIKEAAARTDTYPNEKNETDLEIAIQEAIMHEPEQILLFGVTGGRLDHSLINIQVLYPLLNKGIKGTIIDRQNQLELVGEGMHKLKKIDKYLYVSFLPITLEVKELCLTGFYYPLQGAQLSYGSTRCISNQLIEEQGTFSFTEGILLVVRSNDVI; encoded by the coding sequence ATTGTTGCAGGAGGTCCAAAAGAATTTATACCTGAGCTTTCTGAATATGATGGTAAGGATATGATATGGATTGGAGCAGACCAAGGAGCGGAAGTGATCATCGAACAAGGCGGAAGGTTAGATATCGCTGTTGGGGACTTCGATTCCGTCAGCGTCAGTTCCCTGGCTGCCATTAAAGAAGCTGCGGCAAGAACAGATACATATCCTAATGAGAAAAATGAAACTGATCTGGAAATCGCGATTCAAGAAGCAATCATGCATGAGCCTGAACAAATCTTGCTTTTTGGAGTAACGGGCGGACGGCTCGACCATTCTTTAATTAATATTCAAGTGCTGTATCCCTTATTAAACAAGGGAATTAAAGGCACAATTATTGATCGGCAAAATCAATTGGAATTAGTAGGGGAGGGGATGCATAAACTGAAGAAGATCGACAAGTATTTATATGTATCCTTTTTACCGATAACGTTAGAAGTGAAGGAGCTGTGCTTAACAGGGTTCTATTATCCATTACAAGGTGCTCAACTTTCCTATGGATCGACGCGTTGCATTTCTAATCAATTGATTGAAGAACAAGGTACTTTTTCATTTACTGAAGGCATACTCTTAGTAGTAAGAAGCAATGATGTCATCTAA
- the rpmB gene encoding 50S ribosomal protein L28 — MSRKCVVSGRRTRSGNHRSHAMNANKRQFKANVQKVRILVDGKPKKVYVSARDLKSGKVERV, encoded by the coding sequence ATGTCACGCAAATGTGTCGTTTCAGGACGTCGCACACGTTCAGGAAATCATCGTTCACACGCAATGAACGCTAATAAACGTCAATTTAAAGCTAACGTACAAAAGGTACGTATTCTCGTGGATGGCAAACCTAAAAAGGTCTATGTATCTGCACGTGATTTAAAGTCAGGTAAAGTAGAGCGAGTATAA
- a CDS encoding Asp23/Gls24 family envelope stress response protein has product MSVDLSTKFGHITISNEVISTVAGGAAVECYGIVGMASKNQLRDGIAEMLRRENFLRGVVVRQEEEKLHIDMYIIVSYGTKISEVAHNVQSQVKYTLNKTVGLSVSSVNIFIQGVRVISE; this is encoded by the coding sequence GTGTCCGTTGATCTTAGTACTAAATTTGGTCATATTACAATTAGCAATGAAGTCATTTCTACAGTTGCCGGTGGTGCTGCAGTAGAGTGTTACGGAATTGTAGGCATGGCATCTAAAAATCAGCTTCGTGACGGTATAGCTGAAATGCTTCGTCGAGAGAATTTCTTAAGAGGAGTCGTCGTAAGACAGGAAGAAGAGAAACTTCATATTGATATGTATATTATTGTAAGCTATGGAACCAAAATATCAGAAGTAGCACATAACGTACAATCACAAGTAAAATACACATTGAATAAAACAGTAGGTTTATCTGTAAGTTCGGTAAATATTTTCATACAAGGTGTGCGCGTGATCAGCGAATAA
- a CDS encoding DAK2 domain-containing protein — protein MTLRKLDGKTLAEMFLQGAHHLKSNSQMIDALNVFPVPDGDTGTNMNLSMSSGAEEVKKVEEDHAGKVSQALAKGLLMGARGNSGVILSQLFRGFSKALEDKESITTKDFATALQGGVTTAYKAVMKPVEGTILTVAREAGEASAELAEKEEDFLPFIEGVVDAARTSLKGTPELLPVLKEVGVVDSGGQGLLTIYEGLLANLKGEELPEQSSTISMGDMVNAEHHKLAQDFMNTEDIEFGYCTEFMVKFEEDKLAETPYDEEAFRQTLSEHGDSLLVVSDEDLIKVHIHAEYPGNAMNLGQQYGSLINMKIENMREQHTSIVGEKKNTKPREKAEYGIVTVAMGEGIKKLFESLGASVVIQGGQTMNPSTQDISDAIVEAHANHVLILPNNKNITMAAEQAAELADVKAAVIPSKTIPQGMSALLGFNPEADISTNKEEMSSLMKHVKSGQITYAVRDTQIDGLSIEKGHFMGIFEGKISSAQKDKLETSKALLKEMIDEEEDEIVTVITGEKVDEQEIEALEAYLEEHFEDIEVEIHNGGQPIYSFIFSVE, from the coding sequence GTGACGTTAAGAAAGTTAGATGGTAAAACGTTGGCAGAAATGTTTCTGCAAGGTGCTCATCATTTAAAGAGCAACTCACAAATGATTGATGCTCTTAACGTATTCCCTGTCCCGGATGGGGATACAGGAACGAACATGAACTTATCCATGTCTTCGGGTGCTGAAGAAGTAAAAAAGGTAGAAGAGGATCACGCCGGCAAAGTTTCACAGGCTCTTGCGAAAGGTTTGTTAATGGGAGCTCGGGGGAACTCCGGTGTTATCCTGTCTCAGTTATTCCGGGGTTTTTCTAAAGCACTTGAGGACAAAGAATCCATAACAACAAAGGATTTTGCGACAGCACTTCAAGGTGGAGTTACGACAGCCTATAAAGCCGTTATGAAGCCTGTCGAAGGAACGATCTTAACAGTGGCAAGGGAAGCGGGAGAGGCTTCTGCAGAGCTGGCAGAGAAAGAAGAAGACTTTCTTCCATTTATAGAAGGAGTTGTTGATGCAGCGCGTACATCGTTAAAAGGAACACCTGAGCTGCTCCCGGTTTTGAAAGAAGTGGGTGTGGTCGATAGCGGTGGGCAAGGGCTGCTAACCATTTATGAAGGCTTACTAGCTAACTTAAAAGGGGAAGAACTTCCTGAACAAAGTTCGACCATCTCGATGGGAGACATGGTCAACGCGGAACATCATAAGCTGGCACAAGACTTTATGAATACGGAGGATATTGAATTCGGATATTGTACGGAATTTATGGTCAAGTTTGAAGAAGATAAGCTGGCTGAAACTCCCTATGATGAAGAAGCTTTTCGCCAAACCCTGAGTGAACACGGTGATTCTCTGCTGGTTGTGTCGGATGAAGATTTGATAAAAGTTCATATTCATGCAGAGTATCCAGGAAATGCAATGAACTTGGGGCAACAATATGGAAGCTTGATTAATATGAAGATTGAGAATATGCGTGAACAGCATACGTCCATCGTTGGGGAGAAAAAGAATACGAAGCCGAGAGAGAAGGCGGAGTATGGGATTGTAACGGTGGCGATGGGAGAAGGGATTAAGAAATTATTCGAAAGCCTCGGTGCAAGTGTGGTGATCCAAGGTGGACAAACCATGAATCCAAGTACGCAGGATATTTCTGACGCAATTGTTGAAGCACATGCGAACCACGTATTAATTTTGCCCAACAATAAAAACATAACTATGGCTGCAGAACAAGCAGCAGAATTGGCTGACGTAAAGGCAGCCGTCATCCCATCAAAAACAATTCCTCAAGGCATGAGCGCGTTGCTTGGATTTAACCCTGAAGCGGATATTTCCACGAACAAGGAAGAAATGTCCTCTTTAATGAAACATGTAAAGTCGGGGCAAATCACCTATGCCGTTCGTGATACCCAAATTGATGGCTTGTCGATTGAAAAAGGTCATTTCATGGGGATTTTTGAAGGAAAGATTTCGTCCGCACAAAAAGATAAGCTGGAAACCTCTAAAGCTCTTCTAAAGGAAATGATTGATGAAGAGGAAGATGAGATTGTAACAGTGATTACTGGTGAAAAAGTGGACGAGCAAGAAATTGAAGCATTAGAGGCTTACTTGGAGGAACACTTTGAGGATATTGAAGTGGAAATTCACAACGGCGGCCAACCTATCTATTCATTTATATTTTCAGTTGAATAA